From bacterium, a single genomic window includes:
- a CDS encoding 1-deoxy-D-xylulose-5-phosphate synthase: MSKIFDRVNLPKDIKSLSSDELVQLAGELRAYVIDEISRIGGHLAPSLGVVEISVALHHVFDTPTDKVIWDVGHQAYVHKLLTGRKDQFHTIRQTDGISGFCKIHESEYDAFGAGHASTSISAAVGMAIARDQLKKNNKVVAVIGDGSLTGGMAFEAMNNAGSLKTDMIVVLNDNMMSISSNVGALSNYLTDLISAPLYNKVKTEVWNALGHLHEVGDRVRHGLSKMDESIKSMLVPGHFFESLGFRYFGPIDGHDLPRLIKVLRDVKDLKGPILIHTLTKKGKGMPLEEQDVEKYKVNANKFHAVSPPKKVNASETVAAPTYTEVFGKTVVKLCKMHSHAVGITAAMADGTGLKFLAKEMPERFFDVGIAEQHAVTMAAAMSLNGVKPIVAIYSTFLQRAYDQIVHDVAIQKIPVLFCLDRAGLVGADGPTHHGALDLSYLRCIQGMVIMAPKDENELKDMVYTGLMYDKGPIAVRFPRGNGIGVPVTEAFEKIPIGKSEFVQRGKDIALLAVGNMVQHALSAAQELIRNGYSATVVNIRFVKPLDEAMLFEICRDFDDVITIEDNVTTGGFGSGVLEAIYSPDFIERGQKQDKDFVQKMARLRLKRLGLPDAIVEHGDNDVLYERVGLDPASIARDAKTMIEKRRGGIQVETIMAAAAR, translated from the coding sequence ATGTCCAAGATCTTTGATCGAGTGAATCTTCCTAAAGATATTAAATCGTTGTCGTCCGATGAATTAGTGCAACTTGCAGGAGAACTGCGCGCCTATGTGATTGATGAAATTTCACGTATTGGCGGCCATCTCGCCCCGAGTCTCGGCGTCGTAGAAATATCGGTCGCACTGCATCATGTATTTGATACGCCGACGGATAAAGTTATTTGGGATGTGGGGCATCAGGCCTATGTGCATAAACTTCTCACAGGACGTAAAGATCAATTTCACACGATACGACAAACGGACGGCATCAGCGGATTTTGTAAAATTCATGAAAGTGAATACGACGCTTTCGGTGCAGGCCATGCCAGTACTTCGATTTCGGCGGCTGTCGGCATGGCGATCGCCCGCGATCAATTGAAAAAAAACAACAAAGTCGTAGCTGTGATCGGTGACGGTTCGCTCACCGGCGGTATGGCTTTTGAAGCCATGAATAATGCGGGTTCGCTTAAAACCGACATGATCGTCGTACTCAATGATAACATGATGTCCATTTCTTCCAATGTCGGGGCTTTATCCAATTATCTTACGGATCTAATTTCAGCACCGTTGTACAATAAAGTAAAAACGGAAGTGTGGAATGCGCTCGGTCATTTGCACGAAGTCGGTGATCGCGTACGCCACGGTCTCAGCAAAATGGACGAAAGTATCAAGTCTATGCTTGTACCCGGTCATTTTTTTGAAAGCCTCGGCTTCCGTTATTTCGGTCCGATTGACGGCCACGATCTTCCGCGTCTTATCAAAGTTTTGCGTGATGTCAAAGATCTCAAAGGCCCGATTCTGATTCATACCCTGACCAAAAAAGGAAAAGGTATGCCTTTGGAAGAGCAGGATGTGGAAAAATATAAAGTCAACGCCAATAAATTTCACGCCGTCTCTCCGCCGAAAAAAGTAAACGCTTCGGAAACCGTTGCAGCGCCGACGTACACCGAAGTTTTCGGTAAAACAGTAGTCAAGCTTTGCAAGATGCATTCGCATGCTGTCGGTATTACGGCCGCTATGGCCGACGGCACCGGATTAAAATTTTTAGCTAAAGAAATGCCGGAGCGCTTTTTTGACGTAGGCATTGCTGAACAACATGCGGTGACGATGGCCGCAGCGATGTCGCTCAACGGAGTCAAACCTATTGTTGCGATCTATTCCACATTTTTGCAGCGCGCGTACGATCAGATCGTACACGATGTGGCCATTCAGAAAATTCCTGTTTTATTTTGCCTTGATCGTGCAGGTTTAGTGGGTGCGGATGGGCCGACACATCACGGCGCGTTGGATTTATCGTATTTGCGTTGCATTCAGGGCATGGTCATCATGGCACCCAAAGATGAAAACGAATTGAAAGATATGGTGTACACCGGGCTGATGTACGATAAAGGACCTATTGCGGTGCGTTTTCCGCGCGGCAACGGTATCGGTGTGCCGGTTACAGAGGCGTTTGAAAAAATTCCGATCGGTAAATCAGAATTTGTACAACGCGGCAAGGATATCGCTTTATTGGCCGTAGGAAACATGGTCCAACATGCTCTTAGTGCGGCGCAGGAGCTAATTCGCAACGGTTATTCGGCTACAGTGGTCAATATACGATTTGTCAAACCGCTTGATGAAGCGATGCTTTTTGAAATATGCCGTGATTTTGATGATGTGATCACGATCGAAGATAATGTTACAACCGGTGGTTTTGGCAGCGGTGTATTGGAAGCGATATATAGTCCCGATTTTATTGAGCGCGGCCAAAAACAAGATAAAGATTTTGTACAAAAGATGGCCCGTTTGCGCCTTAAGCGACTGGGCTTACCGGATGCGATCGTGGAGCATGGCGATAATGATGTATTATACGAACGCGTAGGACTTGATCCTGCTTCCATTGCTCGGGATGCTAAAACTATGATCGAAAAACGTCGCGGGGGAATTCAGGTCGAAACTATTATGGCCGCGGCAGCACGATAG
- the pta gene encoding phosphate acetyltransferase, with protein sequence MSIIASIRERARHKKCRIVLPEGEEDRTLLAAKIIINEQIAKPILLGDADKIRNRARELQVDLPSSVSIIDPKRSEKTADYASELFNLRKAKGMTYEQAKQHMHSVLYYGAMMVRRSECEGFVGGAVSTTADVLRAAIHCVGTAPGINTVSSIFLMVLPDGRAITYGDCAVMPYPDAAQLADIAIASAESHKQLTGEEPMVAMLSFSTKGSAKHEAVDKVVQALSIVREKRPDIKIDGELQFDAAFIESIGQRKAPGSAVAGKANVFIFPNLDAGNICYKVTERIGKAQAIGPVIQGLAKPINDLSRGCTPEDIANVTAICALKA encoded by the coding sequence ATGTCCATCATTGCTTCGATACGCGAACGTGCCCGTCACAAAAAATGCCGTATTGTTCTTCCCGAAGGCGAAGAAGATCGCACATTGCTTGCCGCCAAAATCATAATAAACGAACAGATCGCCAAACCGATTTTGCTCGGTGATGCCGACAAGATAAGAAATAGAGCACGGGAATTGCAGGTGGACTTGCCCTCATCGGTTTCGATCATTGATCCCAAGCGTTCTGAAAAAACGGCGGATTATGCGTCGGAATTATTTAATCTCCGCAAGGCCAAAGGCATGACTTACGAGCAGGCCAAACAACACATGCATTCCGTTTTATATTATGGCGCGATGATGGTACGGCGCAGCGAATGCGAAGGTTTTGTCGGAGGCGCCGTATCCACAACCGCGGATGTGTTGCGTGCGGCCATACATTGCGTGGGTACGGCGCCCGGCATCAATACGGTTTCGAGTATTTTTTTGATGGTACTTCCGGATGGACGGGCCATTACGTACGGCGACTGCGCCGTCATGCCTTATCCGGATGCCGCCCAACTGGCCGATATCGCCATCGCATCCGCCGAAAGTCACAAACAACTCACCGGTGAAGAACCGATGGTGGCGATGCTTTCTTTTTCGACAAAAGGTAGCGCCAAACATGAAGCTGTGGATAAAGTAGTTCAGGCGCTTTCTATCGTCCGTGAAAAAAGACCGGATATAAAAATTGACGGAGAATTGCAGTTTGATGCAGCATTTATCGAATCCATCGGCCAGCGCAAAGCTCCCGGTAGTGCCGTTGCCGGTAAAGCGAACGTATTCATTTTTCCTAATCTCGATGCAGGTAATATTTGCTATAAAGTAACCGAGCGCATCGGTAAAGCACAAGCCATCGGCCCGGTTATTCAAGGTTTAGCCAAACCAATCAATGATCTTTCCCGAGGTTGTACGCCGGAAGACATTGCCAATGTAACGGCCATCTGCGCACTCAAAGCGTAA
- a CDS encoding UPF0164 family protein, producing the protein MKKSVRTLILLFISVATVITAQNRRYANAFLEIPAGVRAASMGSAYSAIANDATAFFWNPAGSVLVNRHEVTGSYSSQFGGLAQYHVLGYNHQINNRYSFAVGWIRYSISNIPENADLSGSASEHAVPGFDFAALQHGHFSYADNAFFFTFARMNTLRLNLGWAYSDFPIQIPVGASFKIIRGGTSGISGENGVVLNDVRKSGIGVDIGTMIMFGMNDLLEIPTLGDFVMSFNFQDATTTAVQYNKISSDVRAQDIVKANFKFGMSYIQGLDEWKSNILLSYESNTRYANDRHYGLEWEYNKLAALRLGIDNGTLTYGAGFQYNHIHIDYALNNHALGYTHRIGTSYKF; encoded by the coding sequence ATGAAAAAAAGTGTTCGAACCTTAATATTACTTTTCATTAGCGTAGCTACGGTCATCACGGCACAAAACCGACGTTACGCCAATGCCTTTTTGGAAATCCCGGCCGGTGTCAGAGCGGCATCAATGGGTAGTGCCTATTCGGCGATAGCCAACGACGCGACGGCATTTTTTTGGAATCCGGCAGGTTCCGTATTGGTTAATCGCCATGAAGTCACGGGAAGTTATTCGAGCCAGTTTGGCGGACTCGCGCAGTATCATGTTTTAGGATACAATCATCAAATTAACAACCGTTATTCTTTCGCTGTAGGCTGGATTCGCTATAGCATCAGCAATATTCCTGAAAATGCGGATCTATCCGGCTCGGCTTCGGAACATGCTGTTCCCGGATTTGATTTTGCGGCGCTGCAACACGGACACTTTTCGTATGCCGATAATGCTTTCTTTTTTACTTTTGCGCGTATGAATACCCTGCGCCTTAATCTCGGATGGGCCTATAGCGACTTCCCTATACAAATTCCCGTCGGCGCAAGTTTTAAAATTATCCGCGGCGGTACAAGCGGCATCTCCGGAGAAAACGGCGTGGTTCTCAACGATGTACGTAAGTCGGGCATCGGCGTGGATATCGGAACGATGATCATGTTTGGCATGAATGATCTTTTGGAAATTCCCACTCTTGGTGATTTTGTAATGAGCTTCAATTTTCAGGATGCCACGACGACAGCCGTGCAGTATAATAAAATTTCATCCGACGTACGCGCTCAGGATATCGTCAAAGCTAATTTCAAATTTGGCATGTCGTACATCCAAGGGTTGGATGAATGGAAGAGCAACATACTTTTATCGTACGAAAGTAATACGCGCTACGCCAACGATCGTCACTACGGCCTTGAGTGGGAATACAATAAGTTAGCTGCGCTGCGCCTCGGTATAGACAACGGTACTTTGACTTACGGTGCCGGATTTCAGTACAATCACATCCACATTGATTACGCATTAAATAATCATGCGTTGGGATACACGCATCGTATCGGTACTTCGTATAAGTTTTAG
- a CDS encoding T9SS type A sorting domain-containing protein: MASSRGYVTVIKQEPGELIYEVSIPTPDIDSVIGDNRALHSVALKHAESHLQADGYAVPSLNYLIELPVQANPTIRATAMNKKILHGIRLSSARDDWSADSQADPTAGLRSSRKSSTSALASIRYHGKMRDIPLYELNITPIQYHAQHHTLEITTRMQVVVRYNANTRTPVQEINNGEIDALLSDRLINAESARRARQLQTNASSTAIKLSKSSFSSAATAAITGGPYIRMTVDKEGIYKISVRELQALSGVNLQSVDPRTLRLIGQGLEERVYVRSKKTDRLAADDIIEFYGEPYRAKHNKYLRDIPSKQGHYLDPWATDNVYFLIWGSSAGLRLIEEEGSLQERDPLSVIKPASYTTTKHFEEDNVLYDVKDINLIRPVAEEDIWVYDNGISYSAAVGSSTTSREYEFELPGVPTGTIQQFSLRINLQAISTQKHFVNVELNNNLITPNPITWTDATKLQQDIPFSSDLLSPTGTNTLRISTTNSTERNSDIFAMNWFEITYKRNYSAVDNMLIFTPDVTISGTTLHEFTLSGFNDLNISIYKRGSSRIVNPVIRNTSIQGKTTYQALFQDDVPISGIEYIAVGETAKLTPKTVTAYNPGNLQTGNHDARYLIITSRALRDSALRLENYRKGQGYSAETITIEDIYDEFSYGAPGPYAIRDFLRYVYSAANWKGSQGNPLYVCLIGDASRQPKTSSNEIVPTQFIQTQKYGAASSDYWFCLADDQDIIPDFFIGRIPVINATQLNAYIDKIIAYEKGPSGNWKNKIVFIGGSEEQRATLGNPEIPRDVFRYQSTLLINNRLAQRFTPERIYAYPGQEYGGGAGAVTDFFSDGALIITYLGHGGGGVWGDRDIAGEPMMNHDRINLITPNGGRYPIVLSMTCFVGAFDSDGQFALGETMMLSRDRGAAAVLAASGTGWIIGDYQMLDNMMNEFLAQNTTAGQSIAKGKTNYLIFRGEQDFSAEGANRSSTTFQSLVPQSMVYQFNFLGDPALKVRAPRARTMTLSNYSPSRSASFNVSGATDFSNGSGTAEIFQTKPTTDSVSGGANKSSFANVVSIPFTITNGQYDFSINLNSIPNSALRSGLTGIRLYGESSDGQKYFNSNTDFYIDGTFIADMKTIPATPTSSDIIRFSATVSDPQGVARVIAHYTVTGPIASSGVDTLKLTSGNTYESQGIGPFAENDKITYVLTIYDTNGDSTQSPSPNFKILSGIDLNIPTPLTKSIYVGGSSEVRINAVVQNLGFAKAENVNVRFYEGNPLSTGVLIGETFVQVEGSITNSGVISSDTASILSSLSNGEHVIAVWVDPDSGINDVNRSNNLRFQTIRLGAFNVTPSLGTTFNGTKNDTVSVDSALRISIPPGVYTQNGTMSLHVTGEYTIVNQPDISPAIPYGASAAQVYEPGFSRLIADGQPIHLIMRYDTLRYNATYTDSLSVYRWDSGNRKWTILSASQTKSHGQISAILTSNEDRAPWMLMINRDRTAPVIETTIEGQLFTQGGIAPRQPRVSAIVYDRNGVSLNRNHYAITVDNAPISASQIVLPDSVPNSNTVTFTLNLNQAFDDGQHEVLFTAKDVNGNTSKTDTLNFQVIRKFDIESYGNYPNPFINTTTFAFRVEAPEPLEALDISIYTVSGRRIRKITDTDAIASGKNITAVGYHEVTWDALDEDGRPIANGVYFYRIRGKLNGKTIEKKGKLAYFR, translated from the coding sequence ATGGCTTCTTCTCGCGGTTATGTCACCGTCATAAAACAAGAACCGGGCGAATTGATCTATGAAGTCTCTATCCCCACACCGGATATTGACTCGGTTATCGGCGATAATAGAGCCTTGCACTCGGTCGCACTCAAACACGCTGAATCGCATTTACAAGCGGATGGTTATGCCGTACCTTCGTTGAATTATTTGATTGAACTGCCTGTGCAAGCCAATCCGACGATCCGCGCTACAGCAATGAACAAAAAAATACTGCACGGCATTCGCCTGTCTTCTGCGCGCGATGATTGGTCGGCCGATTCGCAAGCCGATCCCACGGCCGGACTCCGTTCATCTCGCAAATCTTCTACTTCAGCTCTGGCATCCATCCGTTATCACGGTAAAATGCGCGATATTCCACTTTATGAATTGAACATCACCCCGATACAGTACCATGCCCAACATCACACTTTGGAAATAACGACCCGAATGCAAGTGGTAGTTCGTTATAACGCCAACACTCGTACACCGGTTCAGGAAATAAATAACGGGGAGATTGACGCTTTGCTGAGCGATCGGCTGATTAATGCAGAATCGGCACGACGCGCACGCCAACTTCAGACCAACGCATCTTCCACGGCAATTAAACTTTCTAAATCTTCTTTTTCTTCCGCCGCGACGGCAGCGATTACAGGCGGCCCATACATCCGCATGACCGTGGACAAAGAAGGCATTTATAAAATATCCGTCCGAGAGCTTCAGGCCTTATCCGGCGTTAACCTCCAATCCGTAGATCCGCGTACACTGCGTTTGATCGGCCAGGGTCTGGAAGAACGTGTATACGTTCGTTCCAAAAAAACGGATCGTCTTGCAGCCGATGATATTATCGAATTTTACGGCGAACCTTACCGCGCAAAACACAATAAATACCTGCGTGATATTCCGTCCAAACAAGGCCATTATCTTGATCCATGGGCTACCGATAATGTTTATTTTTTGATTTGGGGAAGTTCGGCGGGGCTGCGCCTCATCGAAGAAGAAGGTTCTCTTCAAGAGCGCGATCCATTGTCTGTGATCAAACCGGCTTCTTATACGACGACAAAACATTTCGAAGAAGATAATGTACTCTACGATGTCAAAGATATTAACCTGATACGCCCCGTAGCGGAAGAAGATATTTGGGTATATGACAACGGCATATCGTATTCTGCAGCGGTAGGTTCTTCTACGACATCGCGCGAGTACGAATTTGAATTGCCCGGCGTCCCTACTGGAACGATTCAACAATTTAGTCTGCGCATCAATCTACAAGCCATTTCTACACAAAAACATTTTGTAAATGTCGAATTGAATAATAATCTGATCACACCCAACCCCATCACGTGGACCGACGCTACCAAACTTCAGCAAGATATTCCTTTTTCATCAGATCTATTATCGCCGACAGGTACGAATACCCTCCGCATCTCAACGACGAACAGCACCGAAAGAAATAGCGATATATTTGCTATGAACTGGTTTGAAATCACTTATAAAAGAAACTATTCCGCGGTCGATAATATGCTGATTTTCACGCCGGATGTTACTATTTCCGGCACGACATTGCACGAATTCACACTCAGTGGTTTTAACGATCTCAATATCAGTATTTACAAACGCGGTTCAAGCCGCATCGTTAACCCTGTTATTCGTAATACGTCCATTCAGGGTAAAACTACATATCAGGCATTATTTCAAGATGATGTACCGATATCCGGTATCGAATATATTGCGGTTGGTGAAACAGCCAAACTAACGCCTAAAACCGTGACAGCCTATAATCCCGGTAACTTACAGACCGGCAATCATGATGCGCGATATCTTATCATTACCAGTCGTGCACTACGTGATAGCGCACTGCGATTAGAGAACTACCGCAAGGGCCAAGGCTATTCAGCCGAAACAATTACTATCGAAGATATTTATGATGAATTCAGTTATGGTGCTCCCGGACCGTACGCCATTCGCGATTTCCTGAGGTATGTCTATTCCGCTGCGAACTGGAAAGGCTCGCAAGGTAATCCGCTTTACGTATGCTTGATCGGTGATGCATCCCGGCAGCCTAAAACAAGTTCAAACGAAATCGTTCCGACGCAATTTATACAAACACAGAAGTACGGTGCGGCGTCCAGCGACTATTGGTTTTGCCTCGCCGATGATCAGGATATCATACCCGATTTTTTTATCGGACGCATTCCGGTGATCAATGCGACACAACTCAATGCCTACATTGATAAAATCATTGCCTACGAAAAAGGACCCTCGGGCAATTGGAAAAATAAAATTGTGTTTATCGGTGGCAGTGAGGAACAACGCGCGACGTTGGGAAATCCTGAAATTCCACGCGACGTATTCAGATACCAATCCACTTTACTTATCAATAACCGATTGGCTCAGCGTTTTACACCCGAACGCATCTATGCTTACCCCGGCCAAGAATACGGAGGCGGTGCGGGCGCTGTAACTGATTTTTTTAGCGATGGTGCACTTATCATAACGTACCTCGGCCATGGCGGCGGCGGCGTGTGGGGTGATCGCGATATTGCCGGTGAACCGATGATGAATCACGACCGCATCAATCTGATCACGCCCAACGGCGGACGTTATCCCATCGTCCTGAGCATGACCTGTTTTGTAGGCGCGTTTGACAGCGACGGTCAATTTGCGTTGGGCGAAACAATGATGTTATCCCGCGATCGCGGCGCGGCCGCAGTTTTAGCCGCCAGCGGAACAGGCTGGATCATCGGCGATTATCAGATGCTCGATAATATGATGAACGAATTTCTTGCACAAAATACAACCGCCGGGCAATCTATCGCCAAAGGAAAAACCAATTATTTGATCTTTCGCGGCGAGCAGGATTTTTCCGCTGAGGGTGCCAATCGTTCTTCCACGACCTTTCAATCGCTCGTACCTCAGAGCATGGTATATCAATTTAACTTCCTCGGCGATCCGGCTTTAAAAGTTCGTGCGCCGCGTGCTCGTACGATGACACTGAGTAACTACAGCCCGTCCAGAAGCGCTTCTTTTAACGTGAGCGGTGCTACTGATTTTTCAAACGGTTCCGGAACGGCGGAGATTTTTCAAACCAAACCTACGACCGATTCCGTTTCCGGCGGTGCCAATAAATCAAGTTTTGCCAATGTCGTTTCGATACCGTTTACCATCACCAACGGACAGTATGATTTTTCGATCAATCTGAATTCGATCCCCAATTCTGCGCTTCGCTCCGGATTGACGGGAATACGGCTTTACGGCGAATCATCGGACGGTCAAAAATACTTCAACAGCAACACGGATTTCTATATTGACGGTACTTTTATCGCGGATATGAAAACGATACCCGCCACACCGACCAGTTCAGATATTATTCGGTTTTCAGCCACGGTCAGCGATCCTCAAGGTGTTGCACGTGTCATAGCTCATTATACGGTAACAGGTCCGATAGCATCATCCGGCGTTGATACGCTCAAACTCACATCCGGAAATACGTACGAAAGCCAAGGCATAGGCCCTTTCGCAGAAAACGACAAAATCACATACGTTCTTACCATTTATGATACCAATGGCGATTCCACACAAAGTCCGTCGCCTAATTTTAAAATTCTGTCGGGCATTGATTTAAACATCCCTACGCCGCTCACCAAGTCCATTTATGTCGGCGGATCATCGGAAGTGCGCATTAATGCCGTCGTACAAAATCTGGGTTTTGCCAAAGCTGAAAATGTAAATGTGCGATTTTATGAAGGCAACCCGTTGAGTACCGGCGTTTTGATCGGTGAAACATTTGTACAAGTAGAAGGTAGCATTACCAATTCCGGCGTGATCTCATCCGATACGGCCTCTATTCTTTCCAGTCTGTCCAACGGAGAACATGTGATCGCCGTTTGGGTAGATCCCGACTCCGGTATCAACGATGTCAACCGTTCCAATAACTTGCGCTTTCAAACTATTCGCTTAGGTGCATTTAATGTTACACCGTCTTTAGGAACTACGTTCAACGGAACCAAAAATGATACCGTGTCCGTTGATTCGGCACTGCGTATAAGTATTCCTCCCGGAGTCTATACTCAAAACGGTACGATGAGCCTCCATGTCACCGGCGAATATACGATCGTCAATCAACCGGATATTAGCCCTGCGATTCCGTACGGTGCATCGGCTGCGCAAGTTTACGAACCGGGCTTTTCGCGGCTTATCGCCGATGGCCAACCGATACATTTGATCATGCGTTATGATACATTACGCTATAATGCAACATATACTGATTCGCTGTCCGTTTACCGTTGGGACTCCGGAAATCGTAAGTGGACTATCCTCTCTGCTTCACAAACTAAATCACACGGCCAAATCTCGGCGATACTGACTTCAAATGAAGACCGTGCACCGTGGATGCTCATGATCAATCGAGATCGCACTGCACCGGTGATCGAAACTACGATCGAAGGACAACTTTTTACGCAAGGTGGTATTGCACCGCGCCAACCGCGCGTCTCGGCTATAGTCTATGACCGCAATGGCGTAAGCCTAAATCGCAACCACTATGCGATAACTGTTGATAACGCACCGATCAGCGCTTCACAAATCGTATTACCGGATTCGGTACCCAATTCAAATACCGTCACATTTACGTTAAATCTGAACCAGGCTTTTGATGACGGCCAACACGAAGTGTTGTTTACGGCGAAAGATGTCAACGGGAATACAAGTAAGACCGACACGCTCAATTTTCAGGTCATTCGTAAATTTGACATCGAATCGTATGGCAATTACCCCAATCCTTTTATCAACACAACAACGTTTGCATTCCGTGTCGAAGCTCCGGAACCTTTGGAGGCACTGGATATAAGCATCTACACGGTGTCGGGTCGTCGCATTCGCAAAATTACAGACACCGACGCGATTGCGTCCGGAAAAAATATTACAGCTGTTGGTTATCATGAGGTGACCTGGGATGCGTTGGACGAAGACGGACGCCCAATTGCCAATGGTGTTTATTTTTATCGTATACGCGGCAAACTCAATGGAAAAACTATCGAGAAGAAAGGTAAACTGGCGTATTTTCGCTGA
- a CDS encoding TIGR00159 family protein encodes MQDELFKIWTISVTAIDLLDIAAVTIIFYRAYLVIQGTTASRMLMGLIFILILSIAVQALNMSGMIWLVDQIRTVWVIAFVIIFQPELRRLLLFFGQSGFLRNIIKLGIPEYIEEIIKACELLAKRRNGAIIAIERSTGLRNIVETGLHLEANISQQLLLSIFNPRSPLHDGAVIIENDQIAAAKCLLPLSPNPYLETSVGTRHRAGVGLSEQSDAIVIIISEETGKISVAFKGVLHRNLTPSELRGFIEEVITSGKTRGLWRRIRRQPRKTLVNN; translated from the coding sequence ATGCAAGACGAGCTTTTCAAAATATGGACGATTTCCGTAACGGCCATTGATTTGCTGGATATTGCCGCCGTGACGATTATTTTTTATCGTGCCTATTTAGTGATTCAGGGAACCACCGCTTCACGTATGCTTATGGGTTTGATATTTATTTTGATTTTATCCATTGCCGTGCAAGCACTCAATATGAGTGGAATGATCTGGCTGGTGGATCAGATTCGTACGGTTTGGGTTATCGCTTTTGTGATTATTTTTCAGCCCGAGCTCCGGCGCCTACTTCTTTTTTTCGGCCAGAGCGGTTTTTTGCGAAATATCATCAAACTTGGAATCCCCGAATACATCGAAGAGATCATCAAAGCTTGCGAATTGCTCGCCAAACGGCGTAATGGTGCCATCATCGCCATTGAGCGGTCCACGGGTTTGCGCAATATTGTAGAAACCGGGCTTCATCTTGAGGCCAATATCTCTCAACAACTTTTGCTTTCGATTTTTAATCCCCGTTCACCGCTGCATGACGGCGCCGTTATTATCGAAAACGATCAGATCGCTGCGGCCAAATGTTTACTGCCGCTGAGTCCCAATCCTTACCTTGAAACTTCGGTCGGTACACGTCACCGTGCGGGGGTCGGGCTGTCGGAGCAATCGGATGCGATCGTGATTATTATTTCGGAAGAAACCGGGAAAATATCCGTCGCTTTCAAAGGTGTACTCCATCGCAATCTGACACCGTCGGAACTGCGCGGTTTTATCGAAGAAGTGATCACCTCCGGAAAAACGCGCGGCCTGTGGCGCCGTATCCGGCGTCAACCCCGAAAAACGCTTGTAAATAATTAA
- the folP gene encoding dihydropteroate synthase, with amino-acid sequence MSNNSEALYNALKTRVHVMGILNVTPDSFSDGGRFFSTEKAVVHAEQLIAEGADILDIGGESTRPGAEPLTLKDELDRVLPVLRAIRKKSDIPISIDTYKAVVAKAALDEGADLINDISGMTMDEGIAEVAAQNDAPLVIMHIRGTPSQMQNNPSYDDVINEVKQFLETQCTKAQQMGACKLIIDPGFGFGKRYEDNFTLLKNLRTFTALGYPLMAGTSRKSFLGKAFDAPPTHRLEGTLISNIYAVQQGATLLRVHDVLSMKRALHIHQMIETA; translated from the coding sequence ATGTCGAATAATTCGGAAGCCCTATACAACGCACTAAAAACGCGCGTCCATGTCATGGGTATTCTCAATGTGACTCCCGATTCTTTTTCTGACGGCGGTCGTTTTTTTTCAACAGAAAAAGCCGTCGTTCATGCCGAACAACTTATCGCTGAAGGTGCCGATATACTGGATATCGGCGGAGAGTCCACGCGCCCCGGTGCGGAACCTTTGACACTGAAAGACGAACTTGATCGCGTTCTTCCCGTGCTTCGCGCAATTCGCAAAAAATCCGACATTCCAATTTCTATTGATACCTATAAAGCCGTTGTGGCGAAAGCCGCATTGGACGAAGGTGCAGACCTGATCAACGATATCAGCGGGATGACGATGGACGAAGGTATCGCCGAGGTGGCTGCTCAAAATGATGCCCCTTTGGTCATTATGCACATTCGCGGCACACCGAGTCAGATGCAAAATAATCCGTCGTATGACGATGTGATCAACGAAGTAAAACAGTTTCTTGAAACCCAATGTACCAAAGCCCAACAAATGGGGGCTTGCAAATTGATCATTGATCCGGGTTTCGGATTTGGTAAGCGGTATGAAGACAATTTTACATTACTCAAAAATTTACGTACTTTTACGGCACTGGGTTATCCCTTGATGGCGGGCACGTCGCGCAAATCGTTTTTAGGAAAAGCATTTGATGCACCGCCGACGCATCGACTGGAAGGTACGCTCATCAGCAATATCTATGCTGTACAGCAAGGTGCAACCCTATTGCGCGTACATGATGTATTGTCAATGAAACGCGCACTCCATATTCATCAGATGATCGAAACGGCCTGA